From a region of the Arachis ipaensis cultivar K30076 chromosome B09, Araip1.1, whole genome shotgun sequence genome:
- the LOC107616202 gene encoding putative nuclease HARBI1 yields the protein MGPDAFLQLCEKLRATRQVRDTKHVIVEEQVARFLYIIAHNVKTRTVSFFYHRSGETVSRHFHAVLRAIILLEDEFLRQPSASIISPAILHNHRFYPYFKDCIGVIDGTYFRVKVPIADQPKFRGRKDWPTQNVLAACDFDMKFTYVLTGWKGIVSDSKVLKNALSRDDNLKLPRGNFYLGDAVFMLKYGLITPYRSVRYHLKEYARRGPKNGKELFNLRHASLRNVFERSFGVLKKRFAIITSGTEPHYDFETMTEIVLACCILHNFLMGVDPDPHLIAQVDRELQENNPEEDEVVRHEQDEDYRRGAMLRDEIAAQMWADYQLGL from the exons ATGGGCCCTGATGCATTTCTTCAATTGTGTGAGAAATTAAGAGCAACACGTCAAGTGAGGGATACAAAACATGTTATAGTAGAGGAGCAAGTTGCTAGGTTCTTGTATATAATAGCTCATAATGTGAAAACTAGAACCGTTTCTTTTTTCTACCACCGGTCTGGAGAAACTGTTAGCCGCCACTTCCATGCTGTGTTACGGGCAATTATTTTACTAGAAGATGAATTTCTTCGACAACCATCTGCATCCATTATTTCTCCGGCGATCCTTCACAATCATAGATTTTATCCTTATTTCAAG GACTGTATTGGAGTTATAGATGGAACATACTTTCGTGTCAAAGTACCCATAGCGGATCAACCTAAATTTCGAGGGAGAAAAGACTGGCCGACACAGAATGTATTAGCTGCATGTGATTTTGATATGAAGTTCACTTATGTATTAACGGGTTGGAAAGGAATAGTATCTGACTCAAAAGTTCTTAAGAATGCATTATCGAGGGATGATAATCTTAAACTTCCACGAG GAAATTTTTACCTTGGAGATGCTGTATTTATGCTGAAGTATGGATTAATTACCCCATATCGAAGTGTAAGGTATCACTTAAAAGAGTATGCAAGACGTGGCCCAAAAAATGGAAAGGAATTATTTAATCTTCGTCATGCTTCATTGAGAAATGTTTTCGAAAGGTCATTTGGAGTTTTAAAGAAAAGATTTGCAATAATCACAAGTGGCACTGAACCACATTATGACTTTGAGACTATGACTGAAATTGTTCTAGCTTGTTGCATATTACATAACTTTTTAATGGGTGTAGATCCTGATCCACATCTCATAGCTCAAGTTGACCGAGAACTACAAGAAAATAATCCAGAAGAGGATGAAGTAGTTCGACATGAACAAGATGAAGACTATAGGCGGGGGGCCATGTTAAGGGATGAAATAGCTGCTCAAATGTGGGCTGACTATCAACTAGGGCTTTAA